Proteins co-encoded in one Trueperella abortisuis genomic window:
- the msrA gene encoding peptide-methionine (S)-S-oxide reductase MsrA yields MVVAEDALPGRGEPILIHPAPHLKLGTDILAPVGEGQAEIFLAAGCYWGVEEIMWDLPGVVTTAVGFMGGFTPNPTYGEVCTGMTGHTETVRVVYSGTDPLPLILKTFWECHDPTSLNAQGNDVGTQYRSAIFTTTPEQSRLATESRDAYDDVLRAAGQGPIVTQIVDVSQTTGFFPAEEDHQQYLIKVPHGYRCHAKTGMACPMPGAGPLADLS; encoded by the coding sequence ATGGTCGTGGCGGAGGATGCGTTGCCCGGGCGCGGCGAGCCGATCCTCATTCATCCGGCACCGCACCTCAAGCTTGGCACGGATATCCTCGCACCCGTTGGGGAGGGCCAGGCGGAGATCTTTCTCGCCGCCGGCTGCTACTGGGGCGTGGAGGAGATCATGTGGGACCTGCCCGGGGTGGTGACCACGGCGGTGGGCTTCATGGGCGGTTTCACCCCCAACCCCACCTACGGCGAGGTCTGCACCGGGATGACCGGCCACACCGAGACCGTCCGCGTGGTCTATTCGGGCACCGATCCGTTGCCCCTCATCCTCAAGACGTTCTGGGAGTGTCACGACCCGACCTCCCTCAACGCGCAGGGCAACGACGTCGGCACCCAGTACCGCTCGGCTATCTTCACCACGACGCCCGAGCAGTCGCGCCTCGCAACCGAGTCTCGTGACGCCTACGACGACGTGCTGCGCGCCGCCGGCCAAGGCCCCATCGTCACGCAGATCGTTGACGTCAGCCAGACCACCGGGTTCTTCCCGGCCGAAGAAGATCACCAGCAGTACCTCATCAAGGTGCCCCACGGCTACCGTTGCCATGCCAAGACGGGCATGGCATGCCCGATGCCGGGCGCAGGTCCGCTCGCGGATCTTAGCTGA
- the trhA gene encoding PAQR family membrane homeostasis protein TrhA yields MIDHASPANGNVKPKTPAPSVRHKPSTRAERKSYFAALPKPKVRGWIHAITAPLALANGILLIIFASGTAATLACVVFALAAVLLFGNSGLYHLGNWGEKVHAVLRRIDHANIFLLIAGTYTPLSVVLLPAKTAALVLGIVWSGAIIGTLIHVFKISAPRWFLVALYVALGWVALWFLPNFWTAGGPAIVILLLAGGIAYTIGAVFYALRWPNPWPKWFGFHEFFHTGTVIGYACHSVAVWLALFV; encoded by the coding sequence ATGATCGATCACGCATCCCCCGCTAACGGCAACGTCAAGCCAAAGACGCCGGCGCCCTCGGTCCGCCACAAGCCCTCGACACGCGCGGAACGCAAGTCCTACTTCGCCGCCCTCCCCAAGCCGAAGGTGCGCGGTTGGATTCATGCCATCACCGCACCGTTGGCGCTGGCCAACGGCATCCTGCTCATCATCTTCGCCTCGGGCACGGCGGCAACCCTCGCCTGCGTCGTCTTTGCCCTCGCCGCGGTTTTGCTCTTCGGAAACTCCGGCCTGTACCACCTGGGCAATTGGGGCGAGAAGGTTCACGCCGTACTCCGGCGCATCGATCACGCCAACATCTTCCTCCTCATCGCCGGCACCTACACCCCGCTGTCCGTGGTGCTCCTGCCCGCGAAGACGGCGGCACTGGTGCTCGGGATCGTGTGGAGCGGGGCTATCATCGGCACCCTCATTCATGTCTTCAAGATCAGTGCCCCGCGGTGGTTCCTCGTGGCGCTCTACGTGGCGCTCGGCTGGGTGGCGCTCTGGTTCCTGCCCAACTTCTGGACCGCGGGCGGTCCGGCGATCGTCATCCTGCTACTCGCCGGCGGTATTGCCTACACGATCGGCGCCGTGTTCTACGCACTGCGCTGGCCCAACCCGTGGCCGAAGTGGTTCGGCTTCCACGAGTTCTTCCACACGGGCACCGTGATCGGCTACGCCTGCCATTCGGTGGCGGTTTGGCTCGCGCTGTTCGTCTAG
- the putP gene encoding sodium/proline symporter PutP has translation MSDTAWQIFTMVLYFLLMIAIGLWAYRKTSDVDDYMLGGRQLNPAVAALSAGASDMSGWLLMGLPGALYLSGVFEFWIAIGLTIGAWLNWKFVAPRLRSYTEVSNNSITVPSFLDSRLRDSTHSLRIVSGFIILFYFTFYVSSGLVAGGTFFEGAFGVDYKMGMLLIAAITVFYTLVGGFLAVSYTDAVQGTIMLLALVLVPAVGIFYVGGFGAMLDATRSVDPELLNPMKNVTVIGLISAIAWGLGYVGQPHIIVRFMALRNPKEASSARRIGIGWMLLAVFGALFTALVGVAVYKHDTSMLANPEQVFIALGQLLFHPFIAGFMLAAILAAIMSTISSQLLVSSSALIEDVYMTFTNHKLSAKKGVMLSRIAVAGIAVLAAGLALHPNDTILGLVAFAWAGFGASFGPTIVLSLYWRKLTGFGALAGMIMGAVTVAVWGNLDGGILDLYEIVPGFIVNLVVTYIMSSLTYRPNAIVEKEFDTAVALTKDWSRHDALTAEVRQVVADNPDGYKPRSATLVADDGSEVELPK, from the coding sequence ATGAGCGATACAGCATGGCAGATCTTCACCATGGTCTTGTACTTCCTCCTCATGATCGCGATTGGCTTGTGGGCCTACCGCAAGACGTCCGACGTCGATGACTACATGCTCGGCGGACGCCAACTCAATCCAGCGGTTGCGGCGCTGTCCGCCGGCGCATCCGACATGTCCGGCTGGCTCCTCATGGGCTTGCCCGGCGCGCTCTACCTTTCCGGCGTATTCGAGTTCTGGATCGCGATCGGCCTGACGATCGGCGCGTGGCTGAACTGGAAGTTCGTCGCGCCCCGCCTGCGCTCCTACACCGAGGTGTCGAACAACTCGATCACGGTTCCGTCCTTCCTCGACTCACGCCTGCGCGACTCTACCCACAGCTTGCGCATCGTCTCCGGCTTCATCATCCTGTTCTACTTCACCTTCTACGTCTCCTCCGGCCTGGTGGCCGGCGGCACGTTCTTCGAGGGCGCCTTCGGTGTGGACTACAAGATGGGCATGCTCCTCATCGCCGCGATCACCGTGTTCTACACGCTGGTGGGCGGCTTCCTCGCCGTGTCTTACACCGACGCCGTGCAGGGCACCATCATGCTCCTCGCGCTCGTGCTCGTCCCCGCCGTCGGCATCTTCTACGTGGGCGGCTTCGGTGCCATGCTCGACGCGACGCGCTCCGTCGACCCCGAGCTCCTCAACCCGATGAAGAACGTCACCGTCATCGGCCTGATCTCGGCTATCGCCTGGGGCTTGGGCTACGTCGGCCAGCCCCACATCATCGTCCGCTTCATGGCTCTGCGCAATCCGAAGGAGGCCTCCTCCGCCCGCCGCATCGGCATCGGCTGGATGCTGCTGGCCGTCTTCGGGGCGCTGTTCACCGCACTCGTGGGCGTGGCCGTCTACAAGCACGACACGTCGATGCTCGCCAACCCCGAGCAGGTCTTCATCGCGCTGGGCCAGCTGCTCTTCCACCCCTTCATCGCCGGCTTCATGCTCGCCGCGATCCTCGCGGCCATCATGTCCACGATCTCCTCCCAGCTGCTCGTCAGCTCCTCCGCCCTCATCGAGGACGTCTACATGACGTTCACCAACCACAAGCTCTCGGCGAAGAAGGGCGTGATGCTCTCGCGAATCGCGGTGGCCGGCATCGCCGTCCTCGCCGCGGGACTCGCCCTGCACCCGAACGACACGATCCTCGGGCTCGTGGCCTTCGCCTGGGCCGGCTTCGGCGCCTCCTTCGGCCCCACCATCGTCCTCAGCCTCTACTGGCGCAAGCTCACCGGCTTCGGCGCGCTGGCCGGCATGATCATGGGTGCCGTGACCGTGGCGGTGTGGGGTAACCTCGACGGCGGCATCCTCGACCTGTACGAGATCGTGCCCGGATTCATCGTCAACCTCGTGGTCACCTACATCATGTCCTCGCTGACCTACCGGCCCAACGCCATCGTAGAAAAGGAATTCGACACCGCCGTGGCGCTGACGAAGGACTGGTCGCGCCACGACGCGCTCACGGCCGAGGTGCGCCAGGTGGTGGCGGATAACCCCGACGGCTACAAGCCGCGGTCGGCCACCCTCGTCGCCGACGACGGCAGCGAGGTCGAGCTGCCCAAGTAG
- the greA gene encoding transcription elongation factor GreA, whose protein sequence is MAETTWLSKESFDRLSAELEEMKTTGRAEIAQRIEAARSEGDLRENGGYHAAREEQSKMEGRIQELTYLLEHAQVGEGEQATDTVAPGLIITATVNGKEKRFLLGARQAQDWVDVDVYPESAPLGEAIMGLKVGESTSYIAPNGKEFTVNILSIEAH, encoded by the coding sequence ATGGCTGAGACCACGTGGCTGTCGAAGGAGTCGTTCGACCGCCTCTCCGCCGAGCTGGAGGAAATGAAGACGACCGGCCGCGCCGAGATCGCCCAGCGTATCGAGGCTGCCCGCTCGGAGGGCGACCTCAGGGAGAACGGCGGTTATCACGCCGCCCGCGAGGAGCAGTCCAAGATGGAGGGCCGCATCCAGGAGCTGACCTACCTCCTCGAGCACGCCCAGGTTGGCGAAGGCGAGCAGGCCACCGATACGGTGGCGCCCGGGCTCATCATCACGGCCACGGTGAACGGCAAGGAGAAGCGCTTCCTGCTGGGCGCCCGGCAGGCTCAGGATTGGGTGGACGTGGATGTCTACCCCGAGTCGGCGCCGCTGGGCGAGGCGATCATGGGCCTGAAGGTGGGCGAGTCCACCTCCTACATCGCGCCGAACGGTAAAGAGTTCACCGTCAACATCCTCTCGATCGAGGCCCACTAG
- a CDS encoding GntR family transcriptional regulator, protein MDDLEFDSKTPIYQQIAEDIRRRIIRGELQAGDQLMSTTQYATTYRINPATANKAFNELTAEGIIFKQRGIGMFVTDDAASILRSGGRQAYAADRLGPVLAEGLALGFTAQDIRAFVNDFLEER, encoded by the coding sequence GTGGACGACCTCGAGTTTGATTCGAAGACGCCGATCTACCAGCAGATCGCCGAGGATATCCGGCGCCGGATCATTCGCGGCGAGCTACAAGCGGGCGATCAGCTTATGTCCACCACGCAATACGCCACCACCTACCGGATCAACCCGGCCACGGCGAACAAGGCGTTCAACGAACTCACGGCGGAGGGCATCATCTTCAAGCAGCGGGGCATCGGCATGTTCGTCACCGACGACGCCGCCTCCATCCTCCGCTCCGGCGGCCGGCAGGCCTACGCGGCCGACCGCCTCGGCCCGGTGCTCGCCGAGGGTCTCGCCCTCGGCTTCACGGCGCAGGACATCCGCGCATTCGTCAACGACTTCTTGGAGGAGAGATGA
- a CDS encoding FKBP-type peptidyl-prolyl cis-trans isomerase, whose protein sequence is MGIIYPEVSGSFGQTPELTFPEGAEAPKGLRVKVLEEGTGRVVHAGDEIEVDYHGQIWDGPIFDSSYYRDGEAVFPIGVGMVIEGWDEAIVGKQVGSRLLICVPPFKGYGPQGNPRAGIKGDDILVFVVDIKGIQDSAFNFNTLHDN, encoded by the coding sequence ATGGGCATCATCTACCCTGAAGTGTCGGGTTCCTTTGGCCAGACCCCCGAACTCACGTTCCCCGAGGGCGCCGAGGCGCCGAAGGGGCTCCGCGTCAAGGTCTTGGAGGAGGGCACCGGCCGGGTCGTGCACGCCGGGGACGAGATCGAGGTCGACTACCACGGCCAGATCTGGGACGGCCCGATCTTCGATTCCTCCTACTATCGCGACGGCGAGGCCGTCTTCCCGATCGGTGTGGGCATGGTGATCGAGGGCTGGGATGAGGCGATCGTCGGCAAGCAGGTCGGTTCGCGCCTGCTCATCTGCGTGCCCCCGTTTAAGGGCTACGGCCCGCAGGGCAACCCGCGCGCCGGCATTAAGGGCGACGACATCCTGGTGTTCGTGGTGGATATCAAGGGAATCCAGGATTCGGCCTTCAATTTCAACACGCTCCACGACAACTGA
- a CDS encoding Bax inhibitor-1/YccA family protein, which translates to MSNPITTRNPYFSTQQARPNQFDQTQFGDQYGYGQTEYGDQYAAYAQPGADVAGPGAFATERMTYKDALNKVGLLLGIALVSGVATAILLPPDAWMPAAMVSVLGAFVVGMVLAFQRMVKPGLAIAYAVLEGVALGAMTAALDLFIPGIAVQTILATAIIVGVTLALHYSGTVRTTPKGRKIVITVALGYLIFSLVNLVLMWTGVLDQAWGARGYEVAGIPLGVLLGAGMILIASYMLIGDFEDINTAIVNGAPREFSWTVGIAIVMTILWIYVEVLRIIAILSDR; encoded by the coding sequence GTGAGCAACCCGATTACGACACGTAATCCTTACTTCTCGACTCAGCAGGCGCGGCCGAACCAGTTCGACCAGACTCAGTTTGGCGACCAGTACGGCTACGGTCAAACCGAGTACGGCGATCAGTATGCGGCCTATGCCCAACCGGGCGCCGACGTCGCCGGCCCGGGCGCTTTCGCCACCGAGCGAATGACGTACAAGGATGCCCTCAACAAGGTGGGCCTCCTCCTCGGCATCGCCCTCGTCTCCGGCGTGGCGACGGCCATCCTTTTGCCGCCGGATGCGTGGATGCCGGCCGCTATGGTCTCGGTGCTGGGCGCGTTCGTCGTCGGCATGGTCCTGGCGTTCCAGAGGATGGTCAAGCCTGGCCTGGCGATCGCGTATGCGGTGCTGGAGGGCGTGGCGCTCGGCGCGATGACGGCCGCCCTCGATCTCTTTATTCCGGGTATCGCGGTCCAGACGATCCTGGCCACGGCGATCATTGTGGGCGTGACGCTGGCGCTGCACTACTCGGGCACGGTCCGCACTACGCCGAAGGGGCGCAAGATCGTCATCACGGTGGCGCTTGGCTACCTCATCTTCTCACTGGTTAACCTGGTGCTTATGTGGACGGGCGTGCTCGACCAGGCGTGGGGCGCGCGCGGGTACGAGGTCGCGGGTATCCCGCTGGGCGTGCTTTTGGGTGCGGGCATGATCCTCATCGCCTCCTACATGCTGATCGGCGACTTCGAGGACATCAATACCGCGATCGTCAACGGTGCTCCGCGTGAGTTCTCGTGGACGGTCGGCATCGCGATCGTCATGACGATCCTGTGGATCTACGTCGAGGTGCTTCGCATCATCGCGATTCTCTCGGACCGCTAA
- the mca gene encoding mycothiol conjugate amidase Mca gives MAERRLMAVHAHPDDESSKGAGTMAKYAKHGRVRVVTCTGGERGDILNPRLVDDADLAANLPAVRREEMARAAKALGIEHRWLGFVDSGLPEGDPLPALDPGSFAMAPLDVVVEALVREIREFKPQVLLTYNENGGYPHPDHIRTHIASIMAVAAAHDPQAYPEAGAPWQVSKVYYDVMFNRPRIEAFDAALRAAGLDSPFDWWLERDTVAIQPSARIDVADFFPQRDAALRAHASQIDPDGFFFAMPRDLEAKVWPWEEYVLALTTVGQPAGVETDLFERVPGVELVD, from the coding sequence GTGGCAGAACGCAGACTCATGGCAGTGCACGCCCACCCTGACGACGAGTCCTCGAAGGGCGCCGGCACGATGGCCAAGTACGCCAAGCACGGCAGGGTCCGCGTGGTCACGTGTACCGGTGGGGAACGCGGCGACATCCTCAACCCTCGTCTCGTCGACGACGCCGACCTGGCAGCCAACCTGCCCGCCGTGCGTCGTGAGGAGATGGCCCGCGCCGCCAAGGCGCTCGGGATCGAACACCGCTGGCTTGGCTTCGTCGACTCGGGTTTGCCGGAGGGAGACCCGCTCCCTGCCCTGGATCCGGGTAGTTTCGCGATGGCGCCGCTCGACGTCGTTGTGGAGGCGCTCGTGCGTGAGATCCGCGAGTTCAAACCACAGGTGCTCCTGACCTACAACGAGAACGGCGGCTACCCGCACCCGGATCACATCCGCACCCACATCGCTTCGATCATGGCGGTTGCCGCCGCACACGACCCCCAGGCTTACCCCGAGGCGGGCGCGCCCTGGCAGGTGTCGAAGGTGTACTACGACGTCATGTTCAACCGTCCGCGCATCGAGGCTTTCGACGCCGCCCTACGCGCTGCCGGCCTGGACAGCCCGTTCGATTGGTGGCTCGAGCGTGACACCGTGGCGATCCAGCCCTCCGCCCGCATCGACGTGGCCGACTTCTTTCCCCAGCGTGACGCCGCCCTGCGCGCCCACGCCAGCCAGATCGACCCCGACGGCTTCTTCTTCGCCATGCCCCGCGACCTGGAGGCCAAGGTCTGGCCGTGGGAGGAGTACGTGCTGGCGCTCACGACGGTCGGGCAACCGGCCGGCGTCGAGACCGACCTGTTCGAGCGCGTGCCGGGCGTGGAGCTGGTGGACTGA
- a CDS encoding ATP-binding cassette domain-containing protein, translated as MTTIAPYEVSLKDVGYRYFRHQAVRGVSATIERGKITGLLGRNGSGKTTLEMLIAGQMRATGEVTVAGEPVWENPRVMPNIAFVSESPAVLQDQRLTRTIDLWERVRPTFDREVVYSLLDAWEIPVRKGPGGLSRGQKSAFFAALGIGSRAPLTIFDEIHLGMDAVLRRDFYDVLLKDFIDHPRTIIISNHNVDEIEDLLENVLIMEEGQLVAAGSADDVRAAYSTDRVASLTDVLAAINHRRTGAQALTELNAGKEQGKES; from the coding sequence ATGACAACCATTGCACCTTACGAGGTCTCGCTCAAGGACGTCGGCTACCGCTACTTCCGCCACCAGGCTGTCCGCGGCGTGTCGGCGACAATCGAACGGGGCAAGATCACCGGTCTGCTCGGCCGTAACGGCTCGGGCAAGACCACGCTGGAGATGCTGATCGCCGGGCAGATGAGGGCCACCGGCGAGGTGACGGTGGCCGGCGAGCCCGTCTGGGAAAACCCGCGAGTGATGCCCAACATCGCCTTCGTCTCCGAGTCGCCGGCCGTGCTCCAAGATCAGCGGCTCACCCGAACGATCGACCTGTGGGAGCGCGTGCGGCCCACCTTCGACCGGGAGGTCGTCTACTCCCTGCTCGACGCGTGGGAGATCCCGGTGAGGAAAGGCCCCGGCGGGCTCTCGCGTGGGCAGAAGTCGGCATTCTTCGCGGCACTCGGCATCGGCTCGCGCGCGCCTTTGACGATCTTTGACGAGATTCACCTCGGCATGGACGCGGTGCTCCGGCGCGACTTCTACGACGTGCTGCTCAAGGACTTCATCGATCACCCTCGCACGATCATCATCTCCAACCACAACGTTGACGAGATCGAGGACCTGTTGGAGAACGTCCTCATCATGGAGGAGGGCCAGCTGGTGGCGGCCGGAAGCGCCGACGACGTCCGCGCGGCTTACTCCACCGACCGCGTCGCCTCGCTCACCGACGTGCTCGCGGCCATCAATCACCGACGCACGGGCGCGCAGGCTCTGACGGAGCTGAACGCCGGAAAGGAACAGGGGAAAGAATCATGA
- a CDS encoding proline dehydrogenase family protein produces the protein MAEVKNDVDFSKVAHAAIDQAKTWAKRSASFPEDRAGKLLSQVLKGEGGLDFTVQFVDGVIRPEDPKTRARNLNKLVKKPASFLPSYLSLPAKVGGALAPASPTFITEAAFRVFRMLVGNLVLDTTPKKLGPAVKKLRSDGSRLNLNLLGEAVLGKKEAAHRLAAVKELLEYDFVDYVSIKVSSVLGVHNPWGYQQAVDQAVEALLPLYRTANKGGKFVNLDMEEYHDLHLTIDVFTGVLDRDEFKNLRAGIVLQAYLPDSLPAMERLQAWAARRVADGGAPIKVRLVKGANLPMEQVDALMHGWPLTVQPSKAATDANYMRVLEYAIRPEHIKNVNLGVAGQNLFTLAFGLNLAKARGIKEGLEVEMLKGMATNQALAVREDVGRILYYVPVVNPENYDVAISYLVRRLEESAAHENFMSGVFEIADNDSVFTRERNRFATGVVAAFPEADLEAAMSPVNEVPTLTFGPNRHQNRLTDDVELLMSFRNTPDSDPSLPANIEWANQIFAKMGASELGVKGADDARVRTVEEVEKIVAEARQAAPEWAATTGAERAKILRRAAQVLGERRADLIEVAGSECGKIVAEADVEVSEAIDFANYYADLAEELDRMEGVRFSPAPVTAAIPPWNFPLAIPAGSALAPLATGSVVIFKPAEQARRCGAVIAQALWDAGVPKSALRLVDVHPDEMAEVGQALVTGSDQVILTGSIDTAKLFRSWEPDLAVFAETSGKNAIIVTPQADIDLAAKDVVQSAFGHAGQKCSAASIAILVGAMGSSERFINQVVDAAESLVVDYPTNPSAEMGPIIEPAAGKLKRGLTELEPGQRWLLKPRQLDDSGRLWSPGIRDGVTPGQDAHMTEYFGPVLSIMHAQTLEEAIRLQNAVEFGLTAGLHSLDPEEIRLWLSKVEAGNVYVNRGTTGAIVRRQPFGGWKRSQVGTGSKAGGPNHLIGLSHVEPVEVAVPEQFAALSYPTLSEFDTLAAKVPAEHVGQYRAALRSVEAALKEHYLAERDVSALGVEKNVFRYRPTSVMVRLEDPEQWWKVAPMVAGALTGKTAVELSVADDLRDTVAQAFRAAGATVCVASTAQWLSDLPKSETHKVRYFGEDPRAVAEAVGGSVDVAIYSEPATGNGRVDLRPFFLEQAVAATNHRFGDHTMLLDGVI, from the coding sequence GTGGCAGAAGTCAAGAATGACGTCGATTTTTCCAAGGTGGCGCACGCAGCCATTGACCAGGCTAAGACATGGGCCAAGCGCTCAGCATCCTTCCCCGAGGATCGCGCTGGCAAGTTGTTGTCTCAAGTCCTCAAAGGTGAGGGCGGGCTCGACTTCACGGTCCAATTCGTTGACGGTGTGATCCGCCCCGAGGACCCGAAGACCCGCGCACGCAACCTCAACAAGCTTGTGAAGAAGCCCGCGAGCTTCCTTCCCTCCTACCTGTCGCTACCCGCAAAGGTCGGTGGCGCACTCGCTCCCGCATCCCCCACGTTCATCACCGAGGCGGCCTTCCGAGTGTTCCGCATGCTCGTGGGCAACCTCGTGCTGGACACGACGCCGAAGAAGCTCGGCCCGGCGGTGAAGAAGCTTCGCTCGGACGGTTCGCGCCTGAACCTCAACCTGCTCGGCGAGGCGGTGCTCGGCAAGAAGGAGGCCGCTCACCGCTTGGCCGCCGTCAAGGAGCTGCTCGAGTACGACTTCGTGGACTACGTGTCGATCAAGGTCTCCTCGGTGCTCGGCGTCCACAACCCCTGGGGATACCAGCAGGCGGTCGACCAGGCGGTCGAGGCGCTGTTGCCGCTGTACCGCACGGCGAACAAGGGCGGCAAGTTCGTCAACCTCGACATGGAGGAGTACCACGATCTCCATCTGACGATCGACGTCTTCACCGGCGTTCTCGATCGTGACGAGTTTAAGAACCTGCGTGCCGGCATCGTGTTGCAGGCCTACCTGCCGGATTCCCTTCCGGCGATGGAGCGCCTGCAAGCGTGGGCCGCTCGGCGCGTGGCGGACGGCGGCGCCCCGATCAAGGTACGCCTGGTCAAGGGCGCAAATCTGCCGATGGAGCAGGTGGACGCGCTCATGCACGGATGGCCGCTCACCGTTCAGCCGTCGAAGGCTGCCACGGACGCGAACTACATGCGCGTCCTGGAGTACGCGATCCGCCCCGAGCACATCAAGAACGTCAACCTCGGCGTCGCCGGCCAGAACCTCTTCACCCTCGCCTTCGGCCTCAACCTGGCCAAGGCGCGCGGCATCAAGGAGGGCCTGGAGGTGGAGATGCTCAAGGGCATGGCCACCAACCAGGCGCTCGCCGTCCGTGAGGACGTGGGCCGGATCCTGTACTACGTGCCCGTGGTCAATCCGGAGAATTACGACGTCGCCATCTCCTACCTCGTGCGCCGACTGGAGGAGTCCGCGGCGCATGAGAACTTCATGTCCGGCGTCTTCGAGATCGCGGACAACGATTCGGTCTTCACTCGCGAGCGCAACCGTTTTGCCACCGGCGTCGTGGCCGCGTTCCCGGAGGCGGACCTCGAGGCGGCGATGAGCCCGGTCAACGAGGTTCCTACCCTCACCTTTGGGCCGAACCGCCACCAGAACCGGCTCACCGACGACGTCGAGCTGCTCATGTCCTTCCGTAACACTCCCGATTCGGATCCGTCGCTGCCGGCGAACATCGAGTGGGCTAACCAGATCTTCGCCAAGATGGGTGCATCGGAGCTGGGTGTGAAGGGCGCCGACGACGCCCGGGTGCGGACCGTCGAGGAGGTGGAGAAGATCGTGGCTGAGGCGCGCCAGGCGGCGCCGGAGTGGGCCGCGACCACGGGCGCCGAGCGCGCCAAGATCCTGCGCCGGGCCGCCCAGGTGCTGGGCGAGCGCCGCGCGGACCTCATCGAGGTTGCCGGCTCTGAATGCGGCAAGATCGTCGCTGAGGCCGACGTGGAGGTCTCCGAGGCGATCGACTTCGCCAACTACTATGCCGACCTGGCCGAGGAGCTGGACCGGATGGAGGGCGTGCGTTTCTCCCCCGCGCCCGTCACCGCGGCGATCCCGCCGTGGAACTTCCCGCTGGCGATCCCGGCTGGTTCCGCGTTGGCCCCGCTGGCCACCGGCTCCGTCGTCATCTTCAAACCCGCCGAGCAGGCACGCCGCTGCGGCGCCGTCATCGCGCAGGCCTTGTGGGATGCCGGCGTGCCGAAGTCGGCCCTCCGCCTCGTTGACGTTCACCCGGACGAGATGGCCGAGGTGGGTCAGGCGCTCGTTACGGGTTCGGATCAGGTGATCCTGACAGGCTCGATCGATACCGCGAAGCTGTTCCGCTCCTGGGAGCCGGACCTGGCGGTTTTCGCCGAGACTTCGGGCAAGAACGCCATCATCGTCACCCCGCAGGCCGATATCGACCTCGCCGCGAAGGACGTCGTCCAGTCCGCCTTCGGGCATGCGGGCCAGAAGTGCTCGGCGGCGTCGATCGCGATCCTCGTGGGCGCGATGGGCTCCTCGGAGCGTTTCATCAACCAGGTGGTCGACGCGGCCGAGTCGCTCGTCGTGGATTACCCGACGAACCCGTCCGCCGAGATGGGCCCGATCATCGAGCCGGCGGCCGGCAAGCTCAAGCGTGGCCTGACAGAGCTCGAGCCGGGTCAGAGGTGGCTGCTCAAGCCGCGTCAGCTGGACGATTCAGGTCGCCTGTGGTCGCCCGGTATTCGCGACGGCGTCACCCCCGGCCAGGATGCGCACATGACCGAGTACTTCGGTCCGGTGCTCTCCATCATGCACGCGCAGACCTTGGAGGAGGCGATCCGGCTGCAGAACGCGGTGGAATTCGGCCTGACTGCCGGCCTGCATTCGCTCGACCCGGAGGAGATCAGGCTGTGGCTGTCGAAGGTGGAGGCCGGCAACGTCTACGTCAACCGTGGCACGACGGGCGCGATCGTGCGCCGTCAGCCGTTCGGCGGCTGGAAGCGTTCGCAGGTGGGCACCGGTTCGAAGGCGGGTGGGCCGAACCACCTCATTGGCCTGTCGCACGTGGAACCGGTCGAGGTGGCTGTGCCGGAGCAGTTTGCCGCGCTGTCCTACCCCACGTTGAGCGAGTTCGACACGCTCGCCGCGAAGGTGCCCGCCGAGCATGTGGGCCAGTACCGGGCCGCGTTGCGGAGCGTGGAGGCGGCGCTCAAGGAGCACTACTTGGCCGAGCGTGACGTTTCGGCGTTGGGCGTAGAGAAGAACGTCTTCCGCTACCGGCCCACGTCGGTCATGGTACGGCTGGAGGACCCGGAGCAGTGGTGGAAGGTTGCCCCGATGGTGGCCGGCGCGCTGACGGGTAAGACGGCGGTGGAGCTGAGCGTGGCCGACGACCTGCGCGACACCGTTGCCCAGGCGTTCCGCGCCGCCGGCGCGACTGTCTGCGTGGCCTCGACGGCCCAGTGGCTGTCCGACCTGCCCAAGTCCGAGACGCACAAGGTGCGCTACTTCGGCGAGGATCCGCGCGCCGTGGCCGAGGCGGTGGGCGGCTCGGTGGACGTGGCCATCTACTCCGAGCCGGCCACGGGCAACGGCCGGGTAGATTTGCGCCCGTTCTTCCTCGAGCAGGCCGTGGCCGCCACGAATCACCGCTTCGGCGATCACACCATGTTGCTCGACGGCGTGATCTAG